A window from Mycolicibacterium tokaiense encodes these proteins:
- a CDS encoding LysR family transcriptional regulator has product MHLDWIKAFVAVAEKGGFLQAAQSLGRAQSRISDQVAKLEADLGVVLVDRAVRPVRLTVAGELFLGHAQDVLATLDTARAEALALSGSTYGTVRLACMSSVAGAFVPRLIDRFSRVEHNIEVNVLEGPTATLPEVLHRRDADLAVVPLAYVLNDPELQYISLWDEPLRLLVHPAHRLSGSDGVAVSALTGETVITPGSGDGARGLSPEVAALLGEAGVTVASARRVASPHTLVSMVRSGLGVGVLSELAVRLTGTEGIDVLRFTEPGAIRHTVLAWRRDRKNSSAAQQLCTFIATHRPPEGTTRAR; this is encoded by the coding sequence GTGCATCTGGATTGGATCAAGGCGTTTGTCGCCGTCGCCGAGAAGGGCGGCTTCCTCCAGGCGGCCCAGTCGTTGGGGCGGGCACAGTCGCGCATCAGCGACCAGGTGGCCAAGCTCGAGGCCGACCTGGGGGTCGTGCTGGTGGACCGGGCGGTGCGGCCGGTGCGCCTGACTGTGGCCGGTGAGCTGTTCCTGGGCCACGCCCAGGACGTGCTGGCCACGCTCGACACCGCTCGTGCCGAAGCGCTGGCGCTCAGCGGATCCACGTACGGCACCGTGCGCCTGGCCTGCATGTCCAGTGTGGCCGGAGCTTTCGTGCCCCGACTCATCGACCGATTCAGCCGGGTGGAACACAACATCGAGGTCAACGTCCTGGAGGGCCCCACCGCCACCCTGCCGGAGGTGCTGCACCGCCGCGACGCGGACCTGGCCGTGGTACCGCTCGCCTACGTCCTCAATGATCCGGAACTGCAATACATTTCACTGTGGGACGAGCCACTGCGGCTGCTGGTGCATCCCGCCCACCGGTTGTCGGGCTCCGACGGGGTGGCCGTATCGGCGCTGACGGGCGAAACGGTGATCACCCCGGGCAGCGGCGACGGCGCCCGCGGGCTGTCCCCCGAAGTCGCCGCCCTGCTCGGTGAGGCGGGCGTCACCGTCGCCTCCGCACGCCGCGTGGCCAGTCCGCACACCCTGGTGTCGATGGTGCGGTCCGGACTCGGCGTCGGCGTGCTCAGCGAGCTGGCCGTACGCCTCACCGGCACCGAGGGCATCGACGTGCTGCGGTTCACCGAACCGGGCGCGATCCGGCACACCGTGCTGGCCTGGCGCCGTGATCGCAAGAATTCCTCGGCAGCACAACAGCTCTGCACCTTCATCGCGACTCACCGTCCGCCGGAGGGAACCACCCGGGCGCGTTAG
- a CDS encoding aminoglycoside phosphotransferase family protein, producing the protein MIELPPGVSAMATRGPQWQSWVNGLPTLLERQLDHWNITPDGGPLHGWASLVVPVRTDAGAPAMLKLGFPDPETQHEHLALRRWAGAGAVRLLSADPPHRALLLERLHSRDLNDLWDVEACEVIAGLYGRLHVPALPQLDRLADAITKYSAELDALPRNAPLPRRLVEQAQAHSRDLTADAGATSVLLHTDLHYDNVLAADREPWLAIDPIPLSGDPHYEVAPLLWNRWEELAGDVRGGVRRRFYAAVEAAGFDEDRARAWVVVRMVHNAMWALTDPGPLDRTWLTTCIAVAKAVQD; encoded by the coding sequence GTGATCGAACTGCCGCCGGGAGTCTCTGCGATGGCGACTCGCGGTCCGCAGTGGCAGAGCTGGGTGAACGGACTGCCCACGCTGCTGGAACGCCAGCTGGACCACTGGAACATCACGCCCGACGGTGGCCCGCTGCACGGGTGGGCGTCGTTGGTGGTGCCGGTGCGTACCGACGCCGGCGCCCCCGCGATGCTCAAGCTGGGATTCCCCGACCCTGAGACGCAACACGAGCATTTGGCGCTGCGTAGGTGGGCCGGCGCGGGCGCGGTGCGGCTGCTCAGTGCCGACCCGCCGCACCGCGCCCTGCTGCTCGAGCGGCTGCATTCCCGGGACCTCAACGACCTGTGGGACGTCGAGGCCTGCGAGGTGATCGCCGGACTCTACGGGCGACTGCACGTACCTGCCCTGCCGCAGCTGGACCGCCTCGCCGACGCCATCACGAAGTACAGCGCCGAGCTCGACGCGCTGCCGCGCAACGCACCGCTGCCGCGCCGGCTGGTGGAGCAGGCGCAGGCCCACAGTCGCGACCTCACCGCCGACGCCGGCGCGACGAGCGTGCTGCTGCACACCGACCTGCACTACGACAACGTCCTGGCCGCCGACCGGGAGCCGTGGCTGGCCATCGACCCGATCCCGCTGAGCGGCGACCCGCACTACGAAGTGGCGCCGCTGCTGTGGAACCGGTGGGAGGAACTGGCCGGCGATGTCCGCGGCGGCGTGCGCCGGCGCTTCTACGCCGCGGTCGAGGCCGCCGGGTTCGACGAGGACCGCGCCCGGGCCTGGGTGGTGGTCCGGATGGTGCACAACGCGATGTGGGCACTGACAGACCCCGGCCCGCTGGACCGCACCTGGCTCACCACCTGTATCGCGGTGGCCAAGGCCGTGCAGGACTGA